The Arthrobacter russicus genome has a segment encoding these proteins:
- a CDS encoding HSP90 family protein encodes MNQDSVARPFQVDLRGVVDLLSRHIYSSPQVFLRELLQNGVDAVAARKMQDPAAPEGRLEIDSDGELLTVRDNGVGLTLDEATQLLATVGRSSKRDSVLNLRREDFLGQFGIGLLSCFLIADEIRVVSRSASGSRPVEWIGSTEGSFTLRSLDDPAPDGKIGDRAVLPVGTTVYLRPRPTEAAIIEPGNIRRLAAHFGEYLALRISVAGEPINKAASFLDPAGPPEEILALGADLLGATPLDWIPLDIPGTGTRGIAYLLPTAPPPSAHQANRVYLGRMLLGERVDSLLPDWAFFVRCILDTDGLQPTASREQLVEDASLEFTREELGKTLKRWIVQLATTQQRRFDQFLSVHQLSLRALSLHDDELAAVIVPWLSVETAAGRMPIRALLESGGTLRYTETTDEFRQIAAVVPPGMPVLNGGYAYESELIRRLPELSPQIQVERIRVAEVLDELAAPALADRDATAELERRAERALAEAACKVSVRNFNPEHLPALYVADPEVLRRIERSKASDVAPSFWAGIMANVDEQLGSNGKKPDDDRLRSRLCLNWANPLTRELAGVDDGLVFERTVRLLYVQAMLEGHRPLAAVDRKLLSGSLSDLIHLSVSPDFGSIR; translated from the coding sequence ATGAACCAGGACTCCGTTGCACGGCCTTTCCAGGTGGATCTCCGCGGAGTGGTCGACCTGCTCAGCCGGCACATCTACTCCTCACCCCAGGTGTTCCTGCGCGAATTGCTGCAAAACGGCGTCGATGCGGTGGCCGCGCGCAAAATGCAGGACCCGGCAGCTCCCGAGGGCCGGTTGGAGATCGACAGCGACGGCGAGCTGCTGACCGTCAGGGACAACGGCGTCGGGCTCACCCTGGACGAAGCCACCCAATTGCTCGCCACCGTGGGCCGCAGCTCCAAGCGGGACAGCGTGCTGAACTTGCGCCGGGAGGACTTCCTGGGCCAATTCGGCATCGGTTTGCTCAGCTGCTTCCTGATCGCCGATGAAATCCGGGTGGTCTCGCGCAGCGCCTCCGGAAGCCGGCCAGTGGAGTGGATCGGTTCCACCGAAGGATCCTTCACGCTGCGCAGCCTGGATGATCCGGCGCCGGACGGAAAAATCGGAGACCGCGCCGTGCTGCCAGTCGGCACCACGGTCTATTTGCGGCCGCGACCCACCGAAGCGGCGATCATCGAACCGGGCAACATCCGCCGGCTGGCCGCGCATTTCGGCGAATACTTGGCATTGCGGATCAGCGTCGCCGGGGAACCGATCAACAAAGCAGCCAGTTTCTTGGACCCGGCCGGCCCGCCCGAGGAGATCCTCGCGCTGGGCGCCGATCTCCTCGGGGCCACGCCGTTGGACTGGATTCCGCTCGATATCCCGGGCACCGGTACCCGGGGCATCGCGTATTTGCTGCCCACCGCGCCGCCGCCGTCCGCCCACCAGGCGAACCGGGTGTACTTGGGCCGGATGCTGCTCGGCGAACGAGTCGATTCGCTGCTTCCGGACTGGGCCTTCTTCGTCCGCTGCATCCTGGACACCGACGGATTGCAGCCCACTGCCTCGCGGGAGCAGCTCGTCGAGGACGCTTCCTTGGAGTTCACCAGGGAAGAACTCGGCAAAACCCTCAAGCGGTGGATTGTGCAGTTGGCCACCACGCAGCAACGCCGGTTCGACCAGTTCCTTTCCGTGCACCAGCTCTCGCTGCGCGCCCTGTCCCTCCACGACGACGAGCTCGCCGCAGTGATCGTGCCCTGGCTCAGCGTGGAGACCGCGGCCGGCCGGATGCCGATCCGTGCCCTGCTGGAATCCGGCGGCACCCTGCGGTACACCGAAACCACCGACGAGTTCCGGCAGATCGCGGCGGTGGTGCCGCCCGGAATGCCGGTGCTCAACGGCGGCTACGCCTATGAATCCGAGCTGATCCGTCGACTCCCGGAGTTGAGTCCGCAGATCCAGGTGGAACGGATCCGGGTAGCCGAGGTGCTCGACGAACTGGCCGCGCCGGCGCTCGCCGACCGGGACGCCACGGCCGAACTGGAACGGCGTGCCGAGCGAGCGCTGGCCGAGGCCGCCTGCAAAGTTTCGGTCCGGAATTTCAACCCCGAGCACTTGCCGGCGCTGTACGTCGCGGACCCGGAAGTACTCCGTCGGATCGAGCGGAGCAAAGCCAGCGACGTCGCGCCGAGTTTCTGGGCCGGGATCATGGCCAATGTCGACGAGCAATTGGGCTCGAACGGCAAAAAGCCCGACGACGATCGGCTGCGCAGCCGGTTGTGCCTCAACTGGGCCAACCCGTTGACCCGGGAACTCGCCGGAGTCGACGATGGGCTGGTCTTCGAACGCACGGTCCGGCTGCTCTACGTCCAGGCGATGCTGGAAGGACACCGGCCGCTGGCCGCGGTAGACCGTAAACTGCTCAGCGGCTCGCTCAGCGATCTGATTCACCTTTCGGTCAGCCCGGATTTCGGCTCGATCCGCTGA
- the rpoB gene encoding DNA-directed RNA polymerase subunit beta, whose translation MVASSASNNETANNADSTDGATRRISFAKIHEPLDVPNLLALQTESFDWLVGNQRWQERMRKAVDAGDESVATTSGLSDIFEEISPIEDFQGTMSLSFSEPEFADPKYTMAECKDRDATFAAPLYVKAEFMNNNTGEIKQQTVFMGDFPLMTEKGTFVINGTERVVVSQLVRSPGAYFERTADKTSDKDIFTAKIIPSRGAWFELEIDKRDQVGVRLDRKRKQSVTVLLKALGWTESQILEEFGQYDSMRATLEKDGTATREDALLDIYRKLRPGEPPTVEAAQTLLDNLYFNPKRYDLAKVGRYKINRKLGIDKALSAPGASVLDIDDIVAMIKFLVALHAGEKTLMAKRDGKEHELRVEVDDIDHFGNRRIRAVGELIENQVRTGLSRMERVVRERMTTQDVEAITPQTLINIRPVVAAIKEFFGTSQLSQFMDQNNPLAGLTHKRRLSALGPGGLSRDRAGMEVRDVHPSHYGRMCPIETPEGPNIGLIGSLASYGRINPFGFIETPYRKVSKGHVSDEVDYLTADDEVEVVIAQANAPLDAKSNFIEDQVLVRQRGGGGEPVLIPADEVEYMDVSPRQMVSVATALIPFLEHDDANRALMGANMQRQAVPLVRSEAPVVGTGMERAAAVDAGDVVIAKKAGVVTEVSADLVVMLNDDGTETNYRIAKYNRSNQGTAYNQRVLVAEGARLEVGGIIADGPATDQGELALGKNLLVAFMSWEGHNFEDAIILSQRLVSEDVLSSIHIEEHEIDARDTKLGAEEITRDIPNVSEEILAGLDERGIIHIGAEVDAGDILVGKVTPKGETELTPEERLLRAIFGEKSREVRDTSLKVPHGESGTVIGVRVFDRDNDDELAPGVNQLVRIYVAAKRKITNGDKLAGRHGNKGVISKILPIEDMPFLADGTPVDIVLNPLGVPGRMNVGQVLELHLGWIAKTGWKIEGEPDWVKNLPNMPREAPRNQTLATPVFDGAREEEISGLLDSTNVTRDGDRLIDRSGKTRLFDGRSGEPFPDPISVGYMYILKLHHLVDDKIHARSTGPYSMITQQPLGGKAQFGGQRFGEMEVWALEAYGAAYTLQELLTIKSDDIHGRVKVYEAIVKGENIPEPGIPESFKVLIKEMQSLCLNVEVLSTEGNTIEMRDSDEEVFRAAEELGIDLSRAEPNSVEEV comes from the coding sequence TTGGTCGCCTCAAGCGCCTCTAATAACGAAACCGCTAACAACGCTGACAGCACGGATGGTGCAACCCGGCGTATTTCATTCGCAAAGATTCACGAGCCGCTTGACGTGCCGAATCTGCTTGCCCTGCAAACCGAGAGCTTCGATTGGCTCGTCGGCAACCAGCGCTGGCAGGAACGGATGCGCAAAGCGGTCGACGCCGGAGATGAGAGTGTAGCCACTACCTCCGGTCTGTCGGACATCTTCGAAGAGATCTCCCCGATCGAGGATTTCCAGGGCACCATGTCCCTGAGCTTCTCGGAGCCGGAGTTCGCCGATCCGAAGTACACGATGGCCGAGTGCAAGGACCGCGACGCGACGTTCGCGGCTCCGCTGTACGTCAAGGCCGAGTTCATGAACAACAACACCGGTGAAATCAAGCAGCAGACCGTGTTCATGGGCGACTTCCCGTTGATGACCGAAAAGGGCACCTTCGTGATCAACGGCACCGAGCGTGTCGTGGTGTCCCAGTTGGTCCGCTCGCCGGGCGCATACTTCGAGCGCACCGCGGACAAGACCAGCGACAAGGACATCTTCACCGCGAAGATCATCCCGTCCCGCGGTGCTTGGTTCGAGCTCGAGATCGACAAGCGCGATCAGGTCGGCGTGCGCCTCGACCGCAAGCGCAAGCAGTCCGTCACGGTGCTGCTGAAGGCGCTCGGCTGGACCGAGAGCCAGATCCTCGAAGAGTTCGGCCAGTACGACTCGATGCGGGCCACCTTGGAGAAGGACGGGACCGCTACCCGCGAGGACGCCTTGCTGGATATCTACCGCAAGCTCCGTCCGGGCGAGCCGCCGACCGTCGAAGCCGCGCAGACGCTGCTCGACAACCTCTACTTCAACCCGAAGCGCTACGATCTGGCCAAGGTCGGCCGTTACAAGATCAACCGCAAGCTGGGCATCGACAAAGCGCTCTCCGCGCCGGGTGCTTCGGTTCTGGACATCGACGACATCGTCGCGATGATCAAGTTCCTGGTTGCCTTGCACGCCGGTGAGAAGACCTTGATGGCCAAGCGCGACGGCAAGGAGCACGAGCTCCGCGTCGAGGTCGACGACATCGACCACTTCGGCAACCGTCGGATCCGCGCCGTGGGCGAGCTCATCGAAAACCAGGTCCGCACTGGCCTGTCCCGGATGGAGCGCGTGGTCCGCGAGCGGATGACCACTCAGGACGTCGAAGCGATTACGCCGCAGACCCTGATTAACATCCGTCCGGTCGTCGCTGCGATTAAGGAGTTCTTCGGAACCTCCCAGCTTTCGCAGTTCATGGACCAGAACAACCCGCTGGCCGGTTTGACGCACAAGCGTCGTCTCTCCGCGCTGGGCCCGGGCGGTCTGTCCCGTGACCGTGCCGGCATGGAAGTCCGTGACGTGCACCCTTCGCACTACGGCCGCATGTGCCCGATCGAAACCCCTGAAGGCCCGAACATCGGTCTGATCGGTTCCTTGGCTTCCTACGGGCGGATCAACCCGTTCGGCTTCATCGAGACCCCGTACCGCAAGGTTTCCAAGGGTCACGTGTCGGACGAGGTCGACTACCTGACCGCGGACGACGAGGTCGAGGTCGTGATCGCCCAGGCCAACGCTCCGCTGGACGCCAAGAGCAACTTCATCGAAGACCAAGTGTTGGTCCGCCAGCGCGGCGGTGGCGGCGAACCCGTGCTGATCCCGGCCGACGAGGTCGAGTACATGGACGTCTCCCCGCGCCAGATGGTGTCGGTCGCTACCGCGCTGATCCCGTTCCTGGAGCACGACGACGCCAACCGCGCGCTCATGGGTGCCAACATGCAGCGTCAGGCTGTGCCGTTGGTCCGTTCCGAGGCTCCCGTTGTGGGCACCGGCATGGAGCGCGCTGCTGCAGTTGATGCGGGCGACGTCGTGATTGCCAAGAAGGCCGGTGTGGTCACCGAAGTTTCGGCCGACCTGGTCGTCATGCTCAATGACGACGGCACCGAGACCAACTACCGGATCGCCAAGTACAACCGCTCGAACCAGGGCACCGCCTACAACCAACGCGTGCTGGTTGCCGAAGGCGCCCGGCTTGAGGTCGGCGGCATCATCGCCGACGGCCCGGCCACGGATCAAGGCGAATTGGCGCTCGGCAAGAACTTGCTCGTCGCGTTCATGTCCTGGGAAGGCCACAACTTCGAGGATGCGATCATCCTCTCGCAGCGCCTGGTCTCCGAAGACGTGCTCTCCTCGATCCACATCGAAGAGCACGAAATCGACGCCCGGGACACCAAGCTCGGTGCTGAAGAGATCACCCGGGACATCCCGAACGTCTCCGAAGAAATCCTGGCTGGCCTGGACGAACGCGGCATCATCCACATCGGTGCCGAGGTCGACGCCGGCGACATCCTGGTCGGCAAGGTCACCCCGAAGGGCGAGACCGAGCTGACTCCGGAAGAACGCCTGCTGCGCGCGATCTTCGGCGAGAAGTCCCGGGAAGTCCGCGACACCTCGCTCAAGGTTCCGCACGGCGAGTCCGGAACCGTCATCGGCGTCCGGGTCTTCGACCGCGACAACGACGACGAGCTGGCCCCCGGTGTGAACCAGTTGGTCCGGATCTACGTCGCGGCCAAGCGCAAGATCACCAATGGCGACAAGCTCGCCGGCCGCCACGGCAACAAGGGCGTCATCTCCAAGATCCTGCCGATCGAAGACATGCCGTTCCTCGCCGATGGCACTCCGGTGGACATCGTGCTGAACCCCTTGGGTGTGCCGGGCCGAATGAACGTCGGCCAGGTGTTGGAATTGCACCTCGGCTGGATCGCGAAGACCGGTTGGAAGATCGAAGGCGAGCCGGACTGGGTCAAGAACCTGCCGAACATGCCTCGGGAAGCCCCGCGCAACCAGACGCTGGCCACCCCGGTGTTCGACGGTGCACGCGAGGAAGAGATCTCCGGCTTGCTGGACTCGACCAATGTGACCCGCGACGGCGATCGGCTGATCGACCGCTCCGGCAAGACCCGGTTGTTCGACGGCCGCTCCGGCGAACCGTTCCCGGACCCGATCTCGGTGGGCTACATGTACATCTTGAAGCTCCACCACTTGGTGGACGACAAGATCCACGCCCGTTCCACCGGCCCGTACTCGATGATCACCCAGCAGCCGTTGGGCGGTAAGGCGCAGTTCGGCGGCCAGCGCTTCGGTGAAATGGAAGTGTGGGCGCTGGAAGCATACGGCGCCGCGTACACCCTGCAGGAGCTGTTGACCATCAAGTCGGATGACATCCACGGTCGGGTGAAGGTCTACGAGGCGATCGTCAAGGGCGAGAACATCCCGGAACCGGGCATCCCGGAATCCTTCAAGGTTCTGATCAAGGAAATGCAGTCGCTCTGCCTGAACGTGGAAGTCCTTTCCACCGAAGGCAACACGATTGAGATGCGTGACTCGGATGAAGAAGTCTTCCGGGCCGCGGAGGAACTCGGCATCGACCTGTCAAGGGCCGAGCCGAACTCCGTCGAAGAAGTGTAG
- a CDS encoding DNA-directed RNA polymerase subunit beta', which produces MSSEATFGLMQIGLATASDIRDWSFGEVKKPETINYRTLKPEKDGLFCEKIFGPSRDWECYCGKYKRVRFKGIICERCGVEVTRAKVRRERMGHIELAAPVTHIWYFKGVPSRLGYLLDLAPKDLEKVIYFAAYMITSVDEEMRHADLPNLQAEHDLEKKQLVDTRDADIAGIARDLEGELTKLEGEGAKAADKKKARDSADRQMANIRKRADADIERLEQVWDRFKNLKVTDLEGDEALYRELRDRYGLYFEGSMGAEAIKKRLENFDMEAESESLRDTIQNGKGQRKTRALKRLKVVNAFLTTNNSPLGMVLDAVPVIPPELRPMVQLDGGRFATSDLNDLYRRVINRNNRLKRLLDLGAPEIIVNNEKRMLQEAVDSLFDNGRRGRPVTGPGNRPLKSLSDMLKGKQGRFRQNLLGKRVDYSGRSVIVVGPQLKLHQCGLPKQMALELFKPFVMKRLVDLNHAQNIKSAKRMVERYRPQVWDVLEEIITEHPVLLNRAPTLHRLGIQAFEPQLVEGKAIQLHPLVCGAFNADFDGDQMAVHLPLSPEAQAEARILMLSSNNILKPSDGRPVTLPSQDMIIGLYHLTTKRVGSAGEGRIFTSPSEAIMAHDAGVLHLNSKVKIRLDDFVPYEGWEAPEGWEPGQPALVETSLGQVIFNDTLPADYPWVEKVADKGQLSEIVNDLAERYPKVVVAATLDNLKDAGFYWATRSGVTVAISDIEVPAAKPAILEGYEVKAAKVQSQFEKGLIADDERRQELIDIWNQATNDVADAMRKSLSASNTINRMVSSGARGNWMQVRQIAGIRGLVANPKGEIIPRPIKSSYREGLSVLEYFIATHGARKGLADTALRTANSGYLTRRLVDVSQDVIVREDDCGTERGLTLPIAVADANGELTMHEEVENSVYARTLATEVTDAKGKVLAEAGADVGDVLIDELFKAGVTEVKVRSVLTCESAVGTCAQCYGRSLATGKLVDIGEAVGIIAAQSIGEPGTQLTMRTFHTGGAVSAGRGEDITQGLPRIQELFEARTPKGVAPIAEAAGRITIEETERQMRLVLTPDDGSEELAYPILRRARLLVADGDHVEVGQKMIVGAVDPKQVLRVLGPRAAQKHLVEEVQGVYRSQGVGIHDKHVEVIVRQMLRRVTVIESGDSNLLPGELAERGRFETENRRVVSEGQKPASGRNELMGITKASLATESWLSAASFQETTRVLTQAAMEGKSDPLLGLKENVIIGKLIPAGTGLPRYTDITVEPTEEAKANLFTAPSAFSDFDYAGVGGDLAPEFHAIPLDDYDLGSEYR; this is translated from the coding sequence ATGTCCAGCGAAGCTACCTTCGGCCTCATGCAGATCGGCCTGGCCACCGCGAGTGATATTCGCGATTGGTCCTTCGGCGAGGTCAAGAAGCCGGAAACCATCAACTACCGCACGCTCAAGCCTGAGAAGGACGGCCTCTTCTGCGAGAAGATCTTCGGCCCGTCCCGGGATTGGGAGTGCTACTGCGGCAAATACAAGCGCGTGCGCTTCAAGGGCATCATCTGTGAGCGCTGCGGCGTCGAGGTGACCCGTGCCAAGGTCCGCCGCGAACGGATGGGCCACATCGAGCTCGCCGCTCCGGTGACCCACATCTGGTACTTCAAGGGCGTTCCGTCGCGCTTGGGCTACTTGCTCGATTTGGCTCCGAAGGACCTGGAAAAGGTCATCTACTTCGCGGCCTACATGATCACCAGCGTGGACGAGGAAATGCGCCACGCCGATCTGCCGAACCTGCAGGCCGAGCACGACCTGGAGAAGAAGCAGCTCGTCGACACCCGCGATGCCGACATCGCCGGCATCGCCCGCGACCTCGAAGGCGAGCTGACCAAGCTCGAAGGCGAGGGCGCGAAAGCTGCCGACAAGAAGAAGGCCCGCGATTCGGCCGACCGCCAGATGGCGAACATCCGCAAGCGTGCCGATGCCGACATCGAGCGTCTCGAGCAGGTCTGGGACCGCTTCAAGAACCTCAAGGTCACCGACCTGGAAGGCGACGAGGCGCTGTACCGCGAACTGCGCGACCGTTACGGCCTGTACTTCGAAGGTTCCATGGGCGCCGAGGCGATCAAGAAGCGCCTGGAGAACTTCGACATGGAAGCCGAGTCGGAGTCGCTGCGCGACACCATCCAGAACGGCAAGGGCCAGCGCAAGACCCGCGCCCTGAAGCGTCTGAAGGTCGTCAATGCGTTCCTGACCACCAACAACAGCCCGCTCGGCATGGTGCTTGACGCCGTCCCGGTGATCCCGCCGGAATTGCGCCCGATGGTCCAGCTCGACGGTGGCCGGTTCGCCACCTCGGACTTGAACGACCTCTACCGCCGCGTGATCAACCGGAACAACCGGCTCAAGCGCCTGCTTGATCTGGGTGCGCCGGAGATCATCGTCAACAACGAAAAGCGGATGCTGCAGGAAGCCGTCGACTCCTTGTTCGACAACGGTCGTCGTGGCCGTCCGGTCACCGGGCCGGGCAACCGCCCGCTGAAGTCCCTGAGCGACATGCTCAAGGGCAAGCAGGGTCGTTTCCGGCAGAACCTGCTCGGCAAGCGCGTCGACTACTCGGGCCGTTCGGTCATCGTCGTCGGCCCGCAGCTGAAGCTGCACCAGTGCGGTCTGCCCAAGCAGATGGCGTTGGAGCTCTTCAAGCCGTTCGTGATGAAGCGCTTGGTTGACCTCAACCACGCGCAGAACATCAAGAGCGCCAAGCGGATGGTCGAGCGTTACCGCCCGCAGGTCTGGGACGTGCTCGAAGAGATCATCACCGAACACCCGGTGCTGCTCAACCGCGCACCAACCCTGCACCGTTTGGGCATCCAGGCGTTCGAGCCGCAGTTGGTCGAAGGCAAGGCAATCCAGCTGCACCCGCTGGTCTGTGGCGCCTTCAACGCCGACTTCGACGGCGACCAGATGGCCGTGCACCTGCCGCTGAGCCCCGAGGCCCAGGCCGAGGCGCGCATCTTGATGCTCTCCTCGAACAACATCCTGAAGCCGTCCGACGGCCGTCCGGTCACCCTGCCTTCGCAGGATATGATCATCGGCCTGTACCACTTGACCACCAAGCGGGTCGGTTCGGCTGGCGAAGGCCGCATCTTCACCTCGCCGTCCGAAGCGATCATGGCCCACGACGCCGGTGTGCTGCACCTGAACTCGAAGGTCAAGATCCGGCTGGACGACTTCGTGCCGTACGAGGGCTGGGAAGCTCCGGAAGGCTGGGAACCCGGTCAGCCGGCCTTGGTCGAGACCTCGCTCGGACAGGTCATCTTCAACGACACTTTGCCGGCGGATTACCCGTGGGTGGAGAAAGTCGCGGACAAGGGCCAGCTCTCCGAGATCGTCAACGATCTGGCCGAGCGCTACCCGAAGGTCGTCGTGGCGGCAACGCTGGACAACTTGAAGGATGCCGGTTTCTACTGGGCTACCCGCTCGGGCGTCACCGTCGCGATCTCGGACATCGAGGTGCCGGCTGCCAAGCCGGCGATCCTCGAAGGCTACGAGGTCAAGGCCGCCAAGGTGCAGTCCCAGTTCGAAAAGGGCCTGATCGCCGACGACGAGCGCCGTCAGGAACTCATCGACATCTGGAACCAGGCGACCAACGACGTGGCCGACGCGATGCGCAAGAGCCTCTCCGCTTCCAACACGATCAACCGGATGGTTTCCTCCGGTGCTCGTGGCAACTGGATGCAGGTTCGGCAGATTGCCGGTATCCGTGGTCTGGTGGCCAACCCGAAGGGCGAGATCATCCCGCGTCCGATCAAGTCTTCGTACCGCGAAGGCCTGTCGGTCTTGGAATACTTCATCGCCACGCACGGTGCCCGTAAGGGTCTGGCCGATACCGCGCTGCGTACCGCCAACTCGGGGTACCTGACCCGTCGCCTGGTGGACGTTTCGCAGGACGTCATCGTTCGCGAAGACGACTGCGGCACCGAGCGCGGCTTGACCCTGCCGATCGCCGTCGCTGACGCGAACGGCGAGCTGACCATGCACGAAGAGGTCGAGAACTCGGTGTACGCCCGTACCCTGGCGACCGAGGTCACCGACGCCAAGGGCAAGGTGCTGGCCGAGGCCGGGGCCGACGTCGGCGATGTGCTGATCGACGAGCTCTTCAAGGCCGGCGTCACCGAAGTCAAGGTCCGTTCGGTGCTCACCTGTGAGTCCGCGGTCGGAACCTGCGCCCAGTGCTACGGCCGTTCCTTGGCCACCGGCAAGCTCGTGGACATCGGTGAGGCCGTCGGCATCATCGCCGCGCAGTCGATCGGTGAGCCCGGTACTCAGCTGACCATGCGTACCTTCCACACCGGTGGTGCGGTTTCCGCCGGCCGTGGCGAGGACATCACCCAGGGTCTGCCGCGTATCCAGGAGCTCTTCGAAGCCCGTACCCCGAAGGGTGTCGCTCCGATCGCCGAGGCCGCTGGCCGCATCACGATCGAAGAGACCGAGCGGCAGATGCGTCTGGTGCTCACCCCGGACGACGGCTCCGAGGAACTGGCGTACCCGATTCTGCGCCGGGCCCGTCTGCTGGTTGCCGATGGCGATCACGTAGAGGTCGGCCAGAAGATGATCGTCGGTGCCGTGGATCCGAAGCAGGTGCTCCGAGTGCTCGGCCCGCGTGCCGCGCAGAAGCACCTCGTGGAGGAAGTCCAGGGCGTGTACCGCAGCCAGGGCGTAGGCATCCACGACAAGCACGTCGAGGTCATCGTCCGGCAGATGCTCCGTCGCGTGACGGTCATCGAGTCCGGCGACTCGAACCTGCTGCCGGGCGAGCTTGCTGAGCGCGGCCGCTTCGAGACGGAAAACCGTCGCGTGGTGTCCGAGGGCCAGAAGCCCGCTTCGGGACGTAACGAGCTGATGGGTATCACCAAGGCTTCGTTGGCTACCGAGTCCTGGCTCTCCGCGGCATCCTTCCAGGAGACCACCCGCGTCTTGACGCAGGCGGCCATGGAAGGCAAGAGCGATCCGTTGCTCGGCCTGAAGGAGAACGTGATCATCGGTAAGCTGATCCCGGCCGGAACCGGTCTGCCGCGCTACACCGATATCACGGTGGAGCCGACGGAAGAGGCCAAGGCGAACCTGTTCACCGCGCCGAGCGCGTTCAGCGACTTCGATTACGCGGGAGTCGGTGGCGATCTGGCCCCCGAGTTCCACGCAATCCCGCTGGACGACTACGATCTGGGTTCAGAGTACCGCTGA
- a CDS encoding ArsR/SmtB family transcription factor, whose protein sequence is MKLSNEHAEDLAQVMQALSSPGRLLIMARLDDGPCSVSTLVEDCGMAQATISNHLRILRHLNLVSGHRDGRQVIYSLFDQHVQEFLNQALGHIDHG, encoded by the coding sequence GTGAAACTCAGCAACGAGCACGCCGAAGACTTGGCCCAAGTCATGCAGGCACTCTCCTCCCCCGGGCGGCTTTTGATCATGGCCCGGCTCGACGACGGCCCCTGCTCCGTGAGCACGCTGGTGGAAGATTGCGGGATGGCGCAGGCGACCATCTCGAACCACCTGCGGATCCTTCGGCACTTGAATCTGGTCAGCGGGCACCGCGACGGGCGCCAGGTGATCTATTCGCTGTTCGACCAGCACGTACAGGAATTCCTCAACCAAGCACTCGGCCACATCGACCACGGCTGA